The Flavobacterium sp. N2270 genome contains the following window.
ATCTGAAAAATACAACACTAAAATTTATTTAAAACGAGAAGATTTATGCCATACAGGCGCTCATAAAGTAAACAACACAATTGGGCAAATTTTAATGGCAAAACGTTTAGGAAAAACTAGAATCATTGCCGAAACTGGTGCAGGTCAACATGGTGTAGCTACAGCAACCGTTTGTGCATTAATGGGTTTAGAGTGTATCGTTTACATGGGTGAAGTTGACATCAAACGTCAAGCTCCCAATGTGGCTCGAATGAAAATGTTGGGAGCAGAAGTTCGACCTGCAACTTCGGGGTCGAAAACATTAAAAGATGCTACAAACGAAGCCATTCGTGATTGGATTAACAATCCTGTAGACACTTTTTATATCATTGGCTCTGTTGTTGGTCCACATCCTTATCCTGATATGGTTGCGAAGTTTCAAAGTGTAATTTCTAAAGAGATTAAAATGCAATTACAAGAACAAGAAGGAAAAGAAAATCCAGATTATGTAATTGCTTGTGTAGGTGGCGGAAGTAACGCTGCTGGAGCTTTTTACGAATTTTTAGAAGACGAATCGGTAAAATTAATCGCTGTGGAAGCTGCTGGTCATGGAGTAGATTCAGGTGAAAGTGCAGCGACTTCTGTATTAGGAAAAATCGGAATTATTCACGGAAGTAAAACCTTGTTGATGCAAACCGAAGACGGACAAATCACGGAACCTTATTCTATTTCTGCAGGTTTAGATTATCCAGGTGTTGGTCCGTTACATGCGCATTTACATGATGTTAATCGCGCTGAATTTATTGCTATTACCGACAAAGAAGCGATGCAATCAGGTTTAGAGATTTCTAAAATGGAAGGAATTATTCCAGCAATTGAAACAGCGCATGCTTTTGCAGTTTTAGATAAAAAACAATTCAAACCAAACGATATTGTAGTCATCAACTTATCAGGTAGAGGCGATAAAGATTTGAATACTTATATAGATTATTTTAATTTTTAATTTGCTTATTACGTCAGTTCGAGTGTTTTTTGTTTCGCTTCTCGATACATCAACCAAAGGCTTCAACTCGAACTAACGAAACAAAAAATATATCGAGAACAAATAAATTATTGTAAGAACTCAAAAATGAACAGAATAAATACAACACTACAACAAAACAACAAACTGCTTTCAATTTATTTTACAGCAGGTTATCCCAAAATAAATGATACAGTTTCCATCATTCAAGAATTGGAGAAAAATGGTGTGGATATGATTGAAATTGGATTGCCTTTTTCTGATCCTTTAGCCGATGGACCAACCATTCAGGAAAGTTCGACTATTGCTATTGAAAACGGAATGACGACTTCTCTCCTATTTGAACAATTGAAAGACATTCGAAAAACAGTTCAAATTCCCTTAATTATTATGGGCTATTTTAATCCGATGATGCAATTTGGAATGGAACAATTTTGTAAAAAATGTGCAGAAGTTGGCATTGATGGTTTAATCATTCCTGATTTACCTTTACATGTTTATGAAAATGAACACAAATCTATTTTTGAAAAATATGACCTAAAAAATGTTTTTCTTATCACTCCACAAACTTCAAACGAACGCATTACTCAAATTGATGCTATTTCAGATAGTTTTATTTATATGGTGAGTTCAGCTGCAGTTACTGGAAGTCAATCTGGTTTTGGTGACGAACAAATGGATTATTTTAAACGAATTGCTGATTTAAATCTAAAAAATTCCCAAATTGTTGGTTTCGGAATTAAAGATAAAGAAACCTTTACGCAAGCCACAAAACATCAAAAAGGTGCCATTATTGGGAGTACTTTTATTAAATTTCTCAAAACAAATAAGATAACTGCAATTAATAATTTTGTAAAAGGGCTTAAAATTTAAATACATTAAGTCCTTAATAACTTTTAAAATTGAAATTGTAGTTGAATTTGATTCTTAAAATTGTAGTTGTTTTTTGAAATTGCAATTGATTTTTTGAAATTGCAATTGATTTTTTTAAACATTTGTAACTTTTTATAAAATTAGTCGTATAATTACTACAACTAACTTACAACTATGGATTTTTTAGAAAATTATGAGCCATTACTTAAGGCTTTTTGGTACATCGCATTACCTGTGAGTATTTTCTTTGGACTTCAAACTATTATGACCTTTATTGGACTAAGTGGCGGCGAAACTGACGTTGATATGGATGCTGATGGAAATGATACGGGAGATATGCCATTTGAAATTTTTACACTTCGTAATTTGATCAACTTTTTGTTAGGATTCAGTTGGACGGGAATTTCTTTGTACAACAAATTCGAAAACAAAACCGTTTTAATTATCATTTCAGTACTAGTAGGAGTTGCATTTGTTGCAGTGTTCTTCTTTTTAATTAAGCAAATTCTTAAATTGTCTGAAGATAATAGCTTTAAAATTGAAAACACCATTAACAAAACAGCCGATGTGTATTTAACCATTCCAGAAAGTAAATCAGGAAAAGGAAAAGTACAAATTAGTGTCAACGGAAGTTTCCACGAGCTTGATGCTATGACATTAAGTACAGAAAAAATTTCGTCAGGAGCTGTAATTAAAGTAATTGCTGTAGAAAACAACATCCTTATTGTAGAAAAACTTTAATCCTTTTATTATAACAACTATGTCTGAATTAATTATTATTGTCGTAGCCGCATTTGTGCTATTCGTTACTTTTTTGACTTTAATTTCGCGTTACAAAAGATGTCCTTCGGATAAGATCTTAGTAATTTATGGTCGTACTGGTGGTACTTCTGCGAAATGTGTACACGGTGGTGGTGCCTTTATTTGGCCAGTTATTCAAGATTATCAATACTTGGATTTAAAGCCAATTTCAATTGAAGCAAACTTAACCAATGCACTTTCTCGTCAAAACATTCGTGTAGATGTTCCGTGTCGTTTTACGATTGCTATTTCAACTGAAAGCGATAGTATGAATACCGCTGCTGAACGTTTATTAGGACTTTCTCCAGATCAAATTCAGGAATTGGCAAAAGATATTCTTTTCGGACAATTGCGTTTGGTTATTGCAACGATGACTATTGAAGAAATCAACTCGGATAGAGATAAATTTCTAGATAATATTTCTAAAAATGTAGATTCTGAATTAAAGAAAATTGGTTTAAAGTTAATCAACGTTAACGTTACCGACATTAAAGACGAATCAGGATATATTGAAGCGCTTGGTAAAGAAGCTGCTGCAAAAGCAATCAACGAAGCTAAAATTTCGGTTGCTGAGCAAGAAAAAATTGGAGAAACAGGTAAAGCAATGGCCGATCGTGAAAAAGATGTTCAAATTGCTGAAACTCATAGAGATCGCGACGTTAAAATTGCGATTACCAATAAAGACAGAGAAGTTAGTATTGCTGCAGCTTTTAAAGATGAAAGTATTGGTAAAGCGGAAGCCCAAAGAGATACTCGTGTAAAAACATCTGAAGCAAATGCAATTGCTATTCAAGGAGAAAATGAGGCGAAAATTGCTATTGCAAAATCGGAAGCAACAAGAAGAGAACGTGAAGCAGAAGCATTGCGTATTGCCTTAGCTTCTGAAAAAGTACAAAGTGCAAAAGCGTTAGAGGAATCATACGTTGCAGAAAAATTAGCAGAAAATGCTCGTGCCGAAAGAGAACGTTCTACTCAAAATGCAAACGTGGTAATTCCTGCTGAAATTGCAAAACAAAAAGCAATTATTGATGCTCAAGCGGAAGCAGAACGTATTCGTGTGCAAGCAAAAGGTGAAGCTGATGCAATTTTTGCAAAAATGGAAGCTGAAGCAAAAGGTTTATATGAAATATTAACCAAACAAGCAGAAGGTTACCGCGAAGTAGTTGGTGCTGCTGGTGGCGATCCAACAAAAGCATTCCAATTATTGTTAATTGAAAAATTACCCGAATTGGTTAAAACACAAGTGGAAGCGGTTAAAAATATTAAAATTGATAAAATTACCGTTTGGGATTCTGGAAACAACCAAGATGGAAACGGTTCAACCGCTAATTTTGTTAGCGGAATGATGAAAACAGTTCCTCCATTAAACGACTTGTTTAATATGGCTGGTTTAAATTTACCAACCTATTTAAAAGGCGATGACAAAACTGAAGATGCAAAACCAACTAAGGTTGTTGATGCTTCAGATGACATTACGCCAACTGAAGAAGTGAAGTAGTTTCATTAAAATAAATTAATTAAAAAATCCCGAGTGAAAGCTTGGGATTTTTTATACTTAAACACTGTATAAAAGCCTGTTAAATTCTTTTCAATGAAAAAAAATTGGTTTAAATTTAAATGAAATTAGAATATTATGAATTTAGCCCTACTTCTACTCTTTACATTTATGAACAGTACAATAATTTACGACTTTAACAAAGATTGTTCTAGAAGTGACTGGAGAATAATTGACGACGGCGTAATGGGTGGTGAATCTCAAGGAAAGTTTTCCATTGATGCAGATGGAAATGGCATTTTTAGTGGAACCGTTTCTTTAGAAAATAATGGTGGGTTTTCATCGGTTCGTCATCAATTTGATAAAGTTAATTGTACGAAAGATAGTAAAGTACTCATTCGTTTAAAAGGTGATGGTAAAGAATATCAATTCAGAATTAAAGATAAATCAAACTCATATTATTCCTATATTTTCACTTTTAAAACTTCTGGCAATTGGGAAACCATAGAAATAAAACTAAGTGATTTATATCCTTCGTTTAGAGGAAGAAAACTAAATTTACCTAATTTCAACAGTGATTCTTTTGAAGAGATAGTATTTTTAATAGCCAACAAAAAAAACGAATCTTTTAAACTTACTTTAGATAAAATTGAGCTAAAATAAATCAACCGCTTTAGATGAAAATATTACTTACAGGAGCAACAGGATATATTGGAAAACGACTTCTCCCCGTTTTAGTAGAATTAGGTCATGAAGTTATTTGTTGTGTAAGAGATGTAAAACGATTTAATCCGCCTGAATCTCTAAAGCAAAACATAAGCATATTAAAACTTGACTTATTAGACGAAAAGTCTTTAGAAAATATTCCATCCGATATTGATGCTGCTTACTATTTGGTTCACTCGATGTCTTCTTCAGATGACTACGATTCTTTAGAAGCATTATCTGCAATAAACTTTAGAAACGCTTTAAAGAAAACTAATGTAAAACAGGTTATTTATTTAAGTGGAATTGTAAACGAAGTAAACCTTTCTAAACACTTAACTTCCAGAAAAAATGTAGAAACTGAATTGGGTAAAGCTTCTTACAACTTAACGGTATTTAGAGCCGGAATTATTATTGGCTCTGGTAGTGCTTCTTTTGAAATTATAAGAGATTTAGTGGAAAAATTGCCTATAATGGTAACCCCAAAATGGTTACATACAAAATGCCAACCTATAGGAATTACTGATGTTATTACATTTCTAACCAAATCATTAGGCAATCCTCAAACATACAATGAAAATTTTGACATAGGCGGACCAGATATTTTGTCTTATAAAAATATGCTTTTAGAATTTGGAAGAGTACGAAATTTAAAAAGAAAAATATACATTATTCCCATTATGACACCTAAGCTTTCATCATACTGGCTTTATTTTGTAACTTCTACATCATATAAATTAGCAACTTCTTTAGTGCACAGCATGAAAATTGAAGTTGTTTGTAGAGACAATAGAATTAACGAAATTTTAAACTTTACACCTATAAGTTATAGAGAAGCATTAAAAAAAGCTTTTCATAAAATTGAAAATAACGAAATCATTTCAAGTTGGAAAGATGCCTATAGCAGTAGTGGTTTAAATTTTAACATCTCCGACTTTATTCAAGTGCCAACTTTTGGTTGTTTTAAAGACCACAAAACCATAACCATAGAAAACAAAGCAGTTTGCATTGATAGAATATGGAGTATTGGTGGAAAAACCGGTTGGTACTACGGTAACTTTTTATGGAAAACAAGAGGTTTTATAGATAAAATATTTGGAGGAGTTGGCTTAAGGCGAGGTAGAACAAATACAACGACTATAAATGTTGGAGATACAATTGACTTCTGGCGTGTTTTATATGCAAATAAAGAAGAAGGGCGTTTGCTTTTATTTGCAGAAATGAAATTACCGGGTGAAGCTTGGCTAGAGTTTAAAATAGTAAACAACCAACTTATACAAACAGCTACCTTTAGACCCTTAGGCTTAGCAGGAAGATTATATTGGTACTCTGTTTTACCTTTTCATGGCTTCATTTTTAAAGGTATGATAAAGCAACTCGCTAAAACATCATAATGAAAAACGCCTCTTTTTAAGAAATAGAAATAAAAACATTATTAAATCAATTGAAACCCATATCGTTCCAACGCTAATTGCTCCTGTTCGCTTACAAGAATATGGAGTTGGAATTTTCATGTTGGCATTAACCAAGTCGGCTTTAAAAAAAGCACTTAAGAAAAACTATATTACTGTAAACGGCAACATTGCCACAACCGCAACCTTAATCAAAGGCGGAGAAACTATAATCTTAACTATTCCGGAAGAAGCAAGTAAGCAAAGAAAGTTGGTATTTCCGCTTACTGTGTTGTATGAAGATGCATTTTTAGCCATTATTCATAAACCTGCAGGAATTTTAGTAAGCGGTAACGGTTTTAAAACCATTGCAAATGCATTGCCACAAAACCTAAAACAAAGTCCACTTGCAGATGCTACCAAACCACAGCCTGTACATCGATTAGATTATGCCACAACTGGCGTATTATTAGTAGGTAAAACAAGTACTAGTATTCGTATTTTAAATGAACTATTTGAAGAAAAAAAGATTCAAAAAACATATTATGCCGTTACCATTGGTGAAATGCAAACTCATGGTATTATTAAAGATGAAGTCGACGGTAAAGAATCTAAATCGAGTTATAAAGTACTTGCAACACTAAATTCAGAACGTTTTGGTAAGCTTAATTTAGTACAATTGAATCCGTGTACAGGCAGAAGACATCAATTGCGCATTCATTTGGCCAGTATAGGAAATCCTATTTTAGGAGATAAAACCTATGGAACAGAACCCTTAATTTTAAATGGAAAAGGTTTGTATTTACATGCCTATTCTTTACAGTTTACCCATCCTTTTACCTACGAAAATATTCATATAAAAGATGAATTTCCAGAACGTTTTCAAAAACTATTTGCTGTACAATTAGCAACACTTTAGCTTATCTATCTCGTAAAAACCAACTTATTTCCTTTAGATAAATTGGCATCAAACGCATAACCATCGTAATTAAATTGTTTTAAATCATCAATGGTTTCTGCATTGGTATCAATAATATAACGTACCATTAATCCCCTAGCCTTTTTAGCGAAGAAACTAATCATTTTTAATTTTCCTTCTTTATAATCTTTAAATTCTGGCGTAATGACAGCTACTTTTAACGCTTTGGTATCAATGGCGCTAAAATATTCGTTACTCGCTAAATTAATAAACAATTCATCTTTAGAAAGTTCTTTGTTTAAAGCATCAGTAATTGTTTTTTTCCAAAATTCATATAAATTCTTCTTTGCACCAATTTCAATTTTTGTTCCCATTTCTAAACGATATGGTTGCATTAAATCAAGTGGCTTAAGCATACCATACAATCCTGATAAAATTCTCAATTTATCTTGTAAAATAGTTAATTTTTCTTCTGGAATTGTATATGAATCTAAACCTGTATATACATCGCCATTAAAAGCAAAAATTGCCGGTCGTGCATTTTCAGAAGTAAAAGGAATTGCCCAATCTTGGTTACGTTGCCAATTTAAATCGGCCAACTTATCTGAAATTGACATTAATTCCATCAATTGCTTTGGTTTTTTCTTTTTCAAAACCTTTTGTACGGTTTCTGATTTCTTTAAAAATTCAGATTCCGTAAATAATTTAGTAGGTAATTTAGCTTCAAAATCCAATGACTTTGCTGGAGATATAACAATTTTCATTTTTTTTATTTATTTCAAAAGTACAAATAAACGAATTAAAATCATATACGTTGAAATTGCAATTTTCGATTTCAAAATAGTTTTTTCTTATAAAAAAAGCTCCAAAATTGGAGCTTTAAATATTATTTCATTGATTGTTTTTCATACATAATGGTTTCTACCGTTTCAAAATCGGTTGGTTTATCATCATTATGAAAATATTTTATTAAAACTTGCCCCCATAAACTAGAATTAGAATATTCGGCAATAATCCATCTATGGTTTAACATTTTTGCTTTATTAATAATAAATGGCTTTCCGTCAATTGGTTCATAAGGAACTAATTTATTACCTTCTTTATTTGTATTTAATGTAACTAAATCTTCATTAATTTTAGCCATTACTTTTGGGTAATCTAAATTTTTATTGTAAAAATAATCTTGTGCGTCTTGATCTGTTTCAATAGAAAAATAATCGCTTGCTTTTAATGAATCGATAGAAACATTAGCCGCTTTTAAGCTTTCCTTCATTCTAATAACGTCAGCATCTTTAGCTTTTAAAATTTTGTTTGAATTAACGTATAAAAAAACATTTATCAATAACGAAAAGATAAATAAATACATGAATGTGTTTTTCATAAAAAATGAGTTTAAATTGAAATTTCTAAATTATCATATGCTACATAAACGTTATTTGGGAGTTTTTGTTGTATATCTTCATGAAATCCAAATAAGTGACTTATGTGTGTTAAATAGGCCTTTTGGGGCTGAACCAAAGATATAAAATCTAAAGCTTCTTGTAAATTAAAATGTGTATTATGATGCTCTTCACGTAAGCAATTAATTACCAATATTTTACAATTAATAATTTTATTTATTTCATCTTGAGAAATGGTTTTAACATCGGTTAAATACACAAAATCTTCTATTTTATATCCAAAAACCTGTAAACTTCCATGAAAAGCATTGATTGGAACAACTCGTATATTGTTTACACTAAATGGAACGTTTTCTTTTACTTCATGTGTTTGTACAGAAGGAGCTCCAGGATATTTATTTTCCGTTTCAAAAATATAATCAAAACGCTTTTCTAAATTTTGAATTACTCTTTGATGAGCATATACAGAAAGAGCACCTTGTTTAAAGTTAAAAGGACGAATATCGTCTAAACCGGCAGTATGATCTGAATGTTCATGAGTAAATAAAATGGCATCAATTTTTGAACATTTAGAAGCTAACATTTGTTGTCTAAAATCTGGCCCACAATCAATTACAAAAGAAAAACTATTAGAATAAACCCAAACAGAAACCCTTAATCTTTTGTCTTTTAAATCTTCACTTAAACAAACGGGGTGATTGCTTCCAATGACGGGAATCCCCTGTGATGTACCTGTTCCTAAGAAATAAACCTTCAATGTTATATTTTTACACAAAAATAAGAATAATTACCTAAATTTTTAACAAAATGATTAACTTTGCAGTAAATAAGATTACTTAAAATTGACCCAAAATTACTGTTATATATGAAAAGTATTGTAACCGACATAAAATTAAGTGGAGATAAAATAATAGAGCAAATTCCTTCTCTTAAGGATAAAGCACTAAGAATTAATCTTAATGAGTATATATATGGTACTTTTTCTGAGATTGGTGCAGGTCAAGAAACTGTTCGTCACTTTTTTAGAGCTGGAGCATCTTCTGGAACAATTGCAAAAGCAATGTCTGCTTATGATAAAGATTTTAGTGATGCTATTTATGGTGTAGAAGATGATGGACGATATGTAACCGAAAGTAGGTTGCGAAAAATGCTTTCACATGAATCTAACTTAATGGAAGAGCGTTTATTAAGAGATAAACATCCTAATAAATTATTCTTTACTTACGCAAATACAGTTGCTACAATAGATTTTGCAAAACAATATAAAGGGCACGGTTGGGTAGGAATACGCTATCAAGTAGAACCAAATGAAGAGTATAATGAAATTTTATTACATATCCGTTTTAAGGAAACAGATGCTAAACTACAACAAGAAACTCTTGGTATTTTAGGTGTAAATTTAATTTATGGTGCATTTTATAAATACA
Protein-coding sequences here:
- the yaaA gene encoding peroxide stress protein YaaA, with the translated sequence MKIVISPAKSLDFEAKLPTKLFTESEFLKKSETVQKVLKKKKPKQLMELMSISDKLADLNWQRNQDWAIPFTSENARPAIFAFNGDVYTGLDSYTIPEEKLTILQDKLRILSGLYGMLKPLDLMQPYRLEMGTKIEIGAKKNLYEFWKKTITDALNKELSKDELFINLASNEYFSAIDTKALKVAVITPEFKDYKEGKLKMISFFAKKARGLMVRYIIDTNAETIDDLKQFNYDGYAFDANLSKGNKLVFTR
- a CDS encoding SDR family oxidoreductase; the protein is MKILLTGATGYIGKRLLPVLVELGHEVICCVRDVKRFNPPESLKQNISILKLDLLDEKSLENIPSDIDAAYYLVHSMSSSDDYDSLEALSAINFRNALKKTNVKQVIYLSGIVNEVNLSKHLTSRKNVETELGKASYNLTVFRAGIIIGSGSASFEIIRDLVEKLPIMVTPKWLHTKCQPIGITDVITFLTKSLGNPQTYNENFDIGGPDILSYKNMLLEFGRVRNLKRKIYIIPIMTPKLSSYWLYFVTSTSYKLATSLVHSMKIEVVCRDNRINEILNFTPISYREALKKAFHKIENNEIISSWKDAYSSSGLNFNISDFIQVPTFGCFKDHKTITIENKAVCIDRIWSIGGKTGWYYGNFLWKTRGFIDKIFGGVGLRRGRTNTTTINVGDTIDFWRVLYANKEEGRLLLFAEMKLPGEAWLEFKIVNNQLIQTATFRPLGLAGRLYWYSVLPFHGFIFKGMIKQLAKTS
- a CDS encoding MBL fold metallo-hydrolase, producing the protein MKVYFLGTGTSQGIPVIGSNHPVCLSEDLKDKRLRVSVWVYSNSFSFVIDCGPDFRQQMLASKCSKIDAILFTHEHSDHTAGLDDIRPFNFKQGALSVYAHQRVIQNLEKRFDYIFETENKYPGAPSVQTHEVKENVPFSVNNIRVVPINAFHGSLQVFGYKIEDFVYLTDVKTISQDEINKIINCKILVINCLREEHHNTHFNLQEALDFISLVQPQKAYLTHISHLFGFHEDIQQKLPNNVYVAYDNLEISI
- a CDS encoding CIA30 family protein encodes the protein MNLALLLLFTFMNSTIIYDFNKDCSRSDWRIIDDGVMGGESQGKFSIDADGNGIFSGTVSLENNGGFSSVRHQFDKVNCTKDSKVLIRLKGDGKEYQFRIKDKSNSYYSYIFTFKTSGNWETIEIKLSDLYPSFRGRKLNLPNFNSDSFEEIVFLIANKKNESFKLTLDKIELK
- a CDS encoding RluA family pseudouridine synthase translates to MLALTKSALKKALKKNYITVNGNIATTATLIKGGETIILTIPEEASKQRKLVFPLTVLYEDAFLAIIHKPAGILVSGNGFKTIANALPQNLKQSPLADATKPQPVHRLDYATTGVLLVGKTSTSIRILNELFEEKKIQKTYYAVTIGEMQTHGIIKDEVDGKESKSSYKVLATLNSERFGKLNLVQLNPCTGRRHQLRIHLASIGNPILGDKTYGTEPLILNGKGLYLHAYSLQFTHPFTYENIHIKDEFPERFQKLFAVQLATL
- the trpB gene encoding tryptophan synthase subunit beta → MKYNVDENGFYGKFGGAFIPEMLFPNVEELKENYLKIMTEPSFQEEFNSLLQQYVGRPTPLYFAKRLSEKYNTKIYLKREDLCHTGAHKVNNTIGQILMAKRLGKTRIIAETGAGQHGVATATVCALMGLECIVYMGEVDIKRQAPNVARMKMLGAEVRPATSGSKTLKDATNEAIRDWINNPVDTFYIIGSVVGPHPYPDMVAKFQSVISKEIKMQLQEQEGKENPDYVIACVGGGSNAAGAFYEFLEDESVKLIAVEAAGHGVDSGESAATSVLGKIGIIHGSKTLLMQTEDGQITEPYSISAGLDYPGVGPLHAHLHDVNRAEFIAITDKEAMQSGLEISKMEGIIPAIETAHAFAVLDKKQFKPNDIVVINLSGRGDKDLNTYIDYFNF
- a CDS encoding hydrolase translates to MKNTFMYLFIFSLLINVFLYVNSNKILKAKDADVIRMKESLKAANVSIDSLKASDYFSIETDQDAQDYFYNKNLDYPKVMAKINEDLVTLNTNKEGNKLVPYEPIDGKPFIINKAKMLNHRWIIAEYSNSSLWGQVLIKYFHNDDKPTDFETVETIMYEKQSMK
- a CDS encoding flotillin family protein; translation: MSELIIIVVAAFVLFVTFLTLISRYKRCPSDKILVIYGRTGGTSAKCVHGGGAFIWPVIQDYQYLDLKPISIEANLTNALSRQNIRVDVPCRFTIAISTESDSMNTAAERLLGLSPDQIQELAKDILFGQLRLVIATMTIEEINSDRDKFLDNISKNVDSELKKIGLKLINVNVTDIKDESGYIEALGKEAAAKAINEAKISVAEQEKIGETGKAMADREKDVQIAETHRDRDVKIAITNKDREVSIAAAFKDESIGKAEAQRDTRVKTSEANAIAIQGENEAKIAIAKSEATRREREAEALRIALASEKVQSAKALEESYVAEKLAENARAERERSTQNANVVIPAEIAKQKAIIDAQAEAERIRVQAKGEADAIFAKMEAEAKGLYEILTKQAEGYREVVGAAGGDPTKAFQLLLIEKLPELVKTQVEAVKNIKIDKITVWDSGNNQDGNGSTANFVSGMMKTVPPLNDLFNMAGLNLPTYLKGDDKTEDAKPTKVVDASDDITPTEEVK
- a CDS encoding NfeD family protein, with amino-acid sequence MDFLENYEPLLKAFWYIALPVSIFFGLQTIMTFIGLSGGETDVDMDADGNDTGDMPFEIFTLRNLINFLLGFSWTGISLYNKFENKTVLIIISVLVGVAFVAVFFFLIKQILKLSEDNSFKIENTINKTADVYLTIPESKSGKGKVQISVNGSFHELDAMTLSTEKISSGAVIKVIAVENNILIVEKL
- the trpA gene encoding tryptophan synthase subunit alpha translates to MNRINTTLQQNNKLLSIYFTAGYPKINDTVSIIQELEKNGVDMIEIGLPFSDPLADGPTIQESSTIAIENGMTTSLLFEQLKDIRKTVQIPLIIMGYFNPMMQFGMEQFCKKCAEVGIDGLIIPDLPLHVYENEHKSIFEKYDLKNVFLITPQTSNERITQIDAISDSFIYMVSSAAVTGSQSGFGDEQMDYFKRIADLNLKNSQIVGFGIKDKETFTQATKHQKGAIIGSTFIKFLKTNKITAINNFVKGLKI